One Asterias rubens chromosome 8, eAstRub1.3, whole genome shotgun sequence genomic window, tttttagttttaagtttcgacattatcggtcatactagcgtaatgtcaaaatttcaaaaggaatacagcgccccagttactgggtctagccccacaccaagtgagaacactgatcCGTAGGTCCCCTCACCTTTCCAGAACAGCTGTAATTTACATAGAGATATCCCGAAGGCTTCAATTAATCCAGAGTGCAACTTAGCATAATTCAGATGTAGCGGAGCAGCGAATGAGAGGTAGCGAATTCCCTGCGGCCGAGTCTTAAGTTCTGCCGTGGCGTTCACATTTACACTCCCGGAAAGCCAATATGCCTTCACATGAAGTTTCTGAAGTGCTCTTGATTTGGCAATGTTAACCCATTCTGGTACACGGTCAGCCATGGTGGTTAACTTATAGGCCCCTCCCAGACtatttgtataaaacaaatatcaaaccAGTGTTCCAACTGCTTGAAGTAATCTTTTTATCCGGGAAAATACGCTCTAAATATAGATCGGCCTTGAACGAAGCCACGTCAAGATCCTGATGGTCACGTGTGATGATATACAGTTGATCTCGTATTCATTTCACACTGGAGATTCACAGTCAAATTATATGCAAGCTGCATACAGAAGCCGataaacatcacctcggaccccAATCAAAACAAGCTTTATACATCGATGCACGTTTTTCCAATTCACCGGTCatgtaaaaccaatacctgtcttgatcattgcggataaagacatgcATGAAAACAGGCGACCAGTCTATGGGAAATCCCAAAACACTTCCGTGATTTTATTTAGTAACTTAAATCTACCGACCGAGGGCGCACTTCAATCAGGGTAATCGGGGTAGATATTTATAAGAAAAATACCCACTCAGGTAGGCCCAATACCCGATTTTTAGCAAAATGAATTTACTATTGTGCAAACATTTGACCTTGCATATCAGAAAATTATCACCCACGAAGTGAGCGTGTCACATCCATGTGCAATTTATGATTAGTTTTTACTGTTCGTCTTTTTTCTGCTCTCCCCGCTTGAGATTCGGAGAAAAGCACAAGACAGGAGAGAATGGGAAAAGCTTGTGTCCGCCTGCTGTGCAGccgactgatgatgatgatgatgatctttAATAAGCAGAACAGTATTGCACACAGTCCTGAAACTTCTCTACCATACAGCCCCTACATCATAAGAGCGCGGCGTCTCAATCTGCATGAGACTTTGGTTTTTAACTGCAATTTTATTATCAGAAAGGGTCACATTGCCAACAAATCTCGTGAAATTTTGCCAATGAAAATGTTCCATTGCCCGAGCTCAAACATAAATCCAACTGTAAGGTATCGCCTAAGCTGAAGATGTCAAACTAGTTcatacttttcaaaaaaaaaaaaaaaaaattgcattattATTAAGAAGGACATTGAGATATTGCATAACAAGGATGTTtggtttatgggagtcaaatatttttcacgggactcgggaaagtaatgagtTTACATTACTAACACACACATcgggtgtatatgggtaaaaaccaaaagtaatattcttatcttatttgtttgttaaatgaGGGTATCCTATTTGGACCATTTTGACAGTTGCCCGAGAGGTGCTTTTGCAAGGAAGGAAAGTCCAACTTTCACTTAAGTGAATTTATCCAAAATAAGTCTAAATTTgtgagggtaaaaaaaaaacaatttatctaAAAAAGTGGAGGTCGGTTAAGGCAGTTGTCATTACCTTGGTCCGTTGGTGTCACCCAACGAGCATCCAAATTCATCGACAACCAACCACACAAAATCCGTAGATCTTCAACTCCTTGGTCATTATCAAATCTGCATGCCTCTAGTCCTGCCTTGGTCTTAAGAGTATAAATAATGGAACTCAGAAGGAGCACTCTGATTTTTACTAACGTAAACTGCGCGCTGGCCCAGCCCGCGATGGGTTCAAATCCTTATGGGTAAATTCCATTAAAATTTCCCCATACAAAATTGCTGTGTGTGTGAACTGGTGCGTGACTTCTTTGTATTCTGTGAATCCCAGGAATTCTTGATAGGATTACTAACTTACTTACTTGGGTGGACGGGAATGAATAACACCGTATCCAATTTCTTTCCAATAAAAATTTGGTGTATCAATTTGGTTCTTCAACATGTTGGTTGAGGATGATTGAGGTTGCGTTCACCACATGTGAAGAGAGGTTGATCCATTCGGAACCTTCAGCTTTAGATTATGATCTCTCTTGGAATGGGTTATCACTGTCCCTGTGAAAAGCTGATTCTCCTTATTAAGATTGTGAACACCTCAATCAAGTCATCTCGTGAGTCTTTTGACTCGAACCTGTACAACTCTTGCAATATTTCTGTGTATACACAGaaatattatgttttgtttttcaagctTGGGGTGATCTTAAGTTCCCCTACGCTGTACTACTGTTCAAGAGCAACTTTCTAAAGTAAATGGATAAAATAATGTATAAAGGCCTCTCACCTTGTTAAACTTTGGATGGATTCGACGTGCTCGCGGGTGATTTTTTAGCTATTTCTCAGCAAGTTAACACTGAAACTGTCAAAATGTGACTTTATTGTTTCGGTTTGTTCTTGACAATTTGCCTATAAGTTTACAAAGACCCAAACGATGGCATTGCAAGAAATGCTAACTCcccggaccccccccccccccaatttatgGGATAGTGAGTCAGGGAGAATATCAGAGGAGCTGGAATCAAAATCCCATTGTGCTATAATTCTGATTTTATACAGTTATCAACTCTGAATATATTTACCCCATGTATTGACTATCGGTAGCAGTGGAATTGTTTTTagacattttattttcttcacGCACGCAAGAAATGAATTCGGATGATCGTGAAAGTCAAAGTGCGCCCTCTTCCGAGAATTACCACTCGGATATTGACGGATTGATGGATGAtatatcattcataaatacatcagacagtttcgctattcctattggtggagagcgcgtcacgtgggggtgtttaaaccgttgataatgaccagtgttcaTAACCGGttgtccgcgctagtcttgatgcaagacgtttcttgttacgggtgatgcaggcgctgtcggtgagttggccgcgctgtgtacGTGTAAGTGAATtaggaaaaccagcgaatatgcaccaagactatttAACAACACCTTGAGTAAAGACTAATTGAGGTATTATAGGAAAGAGACAAGCACCCTAAAACCATGAGTAAATTACCCAGTGGGCAATGTTTTccggttttcttttttattttgttcaaaaatgccCAGCCTGTTATCAGAGAAAATGTTGAAAATTCTCTCTAGCAGAATGGCAAGATGCAACAATAGAGGGGCTTATGCCCCTTCCCCCTTTCTGGAATCCATTATTACTACCCATTTCCAGATGTTCATGAATTtagtttaaacaaatattaatttaatttaaaacaaattttaacaaataaaagtaaCATCTGACCCACACCAACAAAATAACTAGAGATAGACTTTGTTTTTGGTCATATTTATGCGTTGCAACATTTATTAGCAGAAGTACATCTGATTGTTTTTTATCCACATATTGACACAGTGCATAACGACATACGATTACTGGTGCCTTGCTCTACAGAATAATGGCGGACTAAATCATGAATAAATTGTACATTTCATTCTGGATACCCTATAACAGTTTGCTTTTACATATAATGTACATTCACTCTTGTGTATAGGTCCAAATGacattttattatatttataacaaaataaacaaaatggattTTATCAACATACAATGTCACACTGACAGAGAGTTAATGTACGGTGGCCTAGAAGTGACAGCAGATTATTTCATTTGGATATCCGGGTCAACGAAGCAAGGCAACAGTAACTGAATGTGCTCACCCAAAATCAACAATTTATATCTTGTTTTACAAAGTGTTTCACATCAGACTCTTAACCAAACGTGGGGGGAACAAATCAACAAAGTCATGTTTGAGTTTCAAGTTCTTTTCATGTACATTTATACCCTGTTAAATAAACGCATCATAGAAGTAGATGGGAACTATcagacaataacaacaaaatatagcAAAGACTGGGACCATAAATACTATTTCGAAAAACAATTTCCAAACCCGACTGCTACCTTTTTACTCATTGTTACCAAAAGCAATATCTCATTTCAATAAATGGGATACTATTTTGCTATATAATGAATATAAAAGTGGCTGTCGGAAACAGAATGTTAACCACACTTTGAAtgaccccccccaccccctatcttaaagagaaaaagaaagaaaagtcaTAAGGTGATCTTATCAACAATTCAAGTGCAAGACTTTACATGAAAGCTTCCTCCGGATGACAACTTACTTTCCCTCTCCTACATTACAACGAcgtcttttcaaattttgaaaagatACTATGAGACAATAGTATTTATCTGCTGCATGAACACAAGAACAACAATACCCCATTATAGTCCATGCTTCTAAAACTATCCAAAAACCTTTTGGATCCATCTcactataaattattttgtttctaccccccaaaaaatactATGGGTGTCGGCAGAGTCTGATGTGAAACTTCTACACACTATACtgtaagaaaaataaaattggcaaGCCATCTACTTTTTACatcttcataataataataataataataataataataataacaacaataataacaataataattctCACATTCTTTTACATCAGCCTGAAGTGAGGGTGGCTATACAGTAAGTTCTGTACACATAAACACCATACTTTCTTCACAGTtcaatcacacacaaaaatatcaGAGTGCTTTATAATAAAGGACAGCGTTATAATCTTTACCTTCAATAATAGTCcaacatacaaataaaataattatttatacctTTGTCATGGGTTGTCGAGTCAGGGAAAAAGGAGTTAAAAGACATTGAGTTTGAAACCGCCCAAAAGCTTAAAGACTATAAGAACTCGTCATTTGAACTTGTGGTATTTGAATATTATTCAACAACAGCAAAAGTGTAAGAACTCATCTCAATGCTACATTAGGGCGATAATACAGCAACAACTTGTGCTACTTTGATGTTTCTTTCCACCATTTGCAGACCAAATTTGACTTGTTTATACTCTTTATTACAAAATCCGACAGCGAAATCCAATAACAGAATGAAGAACTCtccagttttagatgtggaaggaaaaaaacatcagGAAAACCCCCTGCAACCAGATAGGGACTgtaaacccaatccacatgcaaggctccagtcttaggtgagatttgaaccagggtccacagaggtgaaaggaagggaaagaaaccactgggCCAACCTGATCCCCCTTATATTATTGCAAATAGTGGTTCATTGGGCTTGCAGTAAGCTTTTCAACCACATTTTGTAAGGATGGAGTGTTATGAGTAGAATCACGGACAGGGTAAAGTTAATGCACAAGTCTTATGGAGGTATAGCCCTAAAACAGCAAACAGAGTTCTATTGTACACAATAGGCTGTACTTTGGctgtaaaacaaatcatttgagACATGACGTCATCTTTTTCAATGGAATATCACAACATGCCCTTTAAGTCCTTAGATTCTGAATCGACGACACCATGATGAATGTACGTTAAACCTTAAACACTATATTTGGTTGTGCACCTGAAACTTTCAGAAATACAAAGCATTATGGGTAATTTCAAGACAGCCCTAAAAACCACTGTCCGGGGAAAgtcaagttttaaaaacaccaGTTATGTGATGATTTTGACAGAATTACGTGTCATAACTTTAGCATTGGCAGCTGAAATGCATTGGTAGCTGATTTGTATGTATTTTACTAAGCAGGACACCAGGTACATTTTGTAGATGTAAatatattggctggtaaccctattctgatataaagtaaaattttgttttgcttttagcTCCATTTCATGCTAAAGCCACTCTATTTGGGCCATGGAAAAGACGACTCCATTTGTgggtaaacaaaatgttaaactgTTGGTCATACTTGTATTCAAACAACTATACGACATTTTCACCCAAAAGGTTATCCTGATTATCTTCAATTGGAAAATAGGACCTCAAACGAAATACATCCCTAAAGTGGTGATCCAAAACTGCCTGTTGGTATCGTTCCTGCAAGCTATTCCACTAAGAAATACATACAGAAATGGTGTTCACAAGATTACCCTAAAATGTTTCCCCCAACCCAGTGTTTCAAGGTTTTACCAAGCCATCTTCAAAAATACCCATAATGTTTCGGTGAAAATAAACGGCAAGGTATGCtatacaaagttaacaatatacaataataaaaagTATCATACATTTCCTACTCGGGTAGATAACAAAATATCAATCTGTGCAAAAATaatgaggaaaaaaaaccacactgATGAATGAAGAAGATCAGATAAACGAAGCTGTACAACACTCaagacaagaagaagaaaaaaaacactaaaaaaccATTTCAGGTATTTTGGCAAAAAGTCATATAAAAATGAAAACTGATCCGAGAAAAAGTATGACTCTGGAAATAAAATCTGGTATCTGATGTTTGGTGCGTACAATGGCTATAATATATGTATCAGCTATAATCACATAAAAAAAAGCTAGAGTTGTATAGTGTACTGATAATAAATAATTGCACCATTTATGTAAAATCTGTTTTGTCTACCTATTACAACTTTTCTTGTCAGATAAAATGCATGACAAGGACAAAACACTATCCACAAcatcgttttgttttgtttttcttctccaaaAACATAAACAGACAAAGACAAATCGTTAACATTAATTAAATCATTGCTTTTAGAATGCCGTAAAAAGTTTGGTATGAGTAAATTCAAAAGTCGTTCCGACTCCATCAATGTGTAACATCTACTACAATGATACCTCGGGTTTTAACTGATTCAGACTTAAATCTACCTAAGGATCTAACTAAAATCTAAATTTAACCTGGGGGATTATGAAAATGACGTTTATTAATATTTAGCAATGTAAGGATTCGATAAGCTCTTATTTATTGATATTCAGGAATACAAGCAAAAATTGCCATTAGATTAAGTACAAGAAATCCGTCGTTAGATATCTACGTCTACAGTGAATACCTTTTTATGTGATATTGTTTAAAATACTGACAATCACGACTGCACCATGGCTAACAACTACATGTGCTACTAGCTTGTGCAATATTAAACTTCAACAATTACTGTATACTGTGATTGCGTATAGTCTACATCactttaaaaacacatacaatCTTGTGTAAGATCCAACGTCTTTGCAAGTACATTGAATCGTAGTAAATATTATCTTCATCTTTTTAAGTTGATATTCATAAAATTTCCTGTAGACTGACAATACACATTTCAAactggaattttgttttatgaattcTGAATTTACATGTGAAATGACAGAACATTAAGTAGTGTGTGCAATATTGTATTAAGAGATAGCAGTCATGGTCATGATAGAAGTAAAGTTGAAATCTTAGCAGAGCACCCCCTCTAGTGACCTAGTTACAATTGGACCAATTGACAAATGACAACAAATTTATCCGTTTCACAGCGTGGTTACCATCATGGTACAACAGAACTATGAACCCAATTAACCTTGTGACCTATCTAAGTTGTGCCAACTGTGACCAAATAACAACTGCGACTCAAACTACAGAGGCCCCTgctgttgatttcacaaagagttaagactatagtcctaacttaggactatagtcctaacttaggactagtcctaggtaggagatgttaaaaacttaaggctagaaCTAAGTTAAGACGAGCGTTCCAATttaagataagactagtcttaactctttgtggagTCCACCCCTGGGTGGGTTGATTAGGCAACCAACCAACCCCTGGATCAACTCAGAGACCCCTGGATTGACTCAAAACATTCCCAATAATAGAGCGACTCAGGTCATGATGGTAAACTGCTCAAACTGTAAGGGTTGCCAGCCTCAAGCTGTGTCCGAAGTgatggctacagctacggctatggccgGATGTTGCCTACTCATAGGCAGACATATAGAACGTCCTTAgtagaacccccccccctctagcAACAGtaatagccgtagctgtagccggaCATAGCCTCTCTTTCAAAGAGATTAGATACGGTTGATGAAATCAACCTACCAACCACCCAACTTCATTCATGAAAAGTCCAATCCAACTATGCATAAACGCTACCTCAAACTTGAATGCACACATCACTTTGTCCCGAATGTTTAGTTATTCATCTACATTTTCATTATATCAAGCTGCCTAgatgtgtatttttgttttctcttgatTGATTTCAAACACGTTTTGATCACAACCTATGACAACTACACTGAGCCACAACTTCATAAACATGGACTTTTTACTACACTGCTGAAGGTGCCTTAATCACTAACCATGAAGTTTTAAGATCCACTACATTATTTTACTACTTGTTAGAGCTGGAATGCTGttgctttttttcccctcaCATAAACATCAGTCTGAAATAAACTGCATTTAggtatgaaaaaaagaaaaaatcatcgAACCCCTCCCCGATTTCTTTCCGATTTCGTGGAAATGTTTATCGAGTATGAACAAGCAGCAGCACACATTTTGCAagtttaaaatgttactttCTGCTGCAGTCTTGCAGAGCCAAAATGCAGAGCAAGTTTGTGAGTCTTGTTACAGAATTCCTAACAACGTCTAGACTTTGCCCTTATCCTTTCACTGAAACTGTACAGATGATGTTATGTGTTCCTTTGACAATTCAGATGCACTTTTGTTAATACAGACTCCCCTTGACTGTGGTGCGTAAAAGCCATGCTCAATGTCTTCAGCTTAACACTGGCCTGTACAAACCAACAAAACTTGTTAAGAAAGCATGTTGTACGTTGACTACCTCCCTGATGTAAAACGACCCAACACGTGATTTTTAGCCGAGGATCGCGTGGTTTAACCAAGTCATGCATGTGCCATTGGCTCAGTGCCACATCCGGGTACTCTTCTACAACTAGGCACCTTTACCAAGCTACAAAATTCACCTTGTAACCATCCCGTGAGGGCGATCATATCCAAGCAAGAAACAAGGAGCACGGAACTCACAACCTACGCATGTTGATTCATTATCCTTAATCACTTTCCAGCAAGTTTGTCGGCTCTCACAAGAGTTTTGTACAACGGCTTGTCCAAATTAGGACATCTGATGTCACTGGAACAAGGAACTCATTCCTGCCGATATGAATCTGGTAGCTTAGATCCCGTCAATCAGCATGTGCACATCACGTTCATCAAAACAGTGTCGTACCTATTCAGCTCTTGTTGTTGTGGCCATGGCGACCCCCAATGAAG contains:
- the LOC117293700 gene encoding uncharacterized protein LOC117293700, which translates into the protein MADRVPEWVNIAKSRALQKLHVKAYWLSGSVNVNATAELKTRPQGIRYLSFAAPLHLNYAKLHSGLIEAFGISLCKLQLFWKDVEGDFVSFSSDTELSEAIAMGMRKDVLHLYFQKIN